A stretch of the Vitis riparia cultivar Riparia Gloire de Montpellier isolate 1030 chromosome 13, EGFV_Vit.rip_1.0, whole genome shotgun sequence genome encodes the following:
- the LOC117927521 gene encoding uncharacterized protein LOC117927521 codes for MHLWPSLRIRESFKFDYLKKLEWNLKRMENESPTNKKKLLNTEEGGSNDVNAPIEQHGTLACSRDLLIILSCCYCCFCCGACVDEE; via the coding sequence ATGCATCTATGGCCATCCTTGAGGATCAGAGAGTCGTTCAAGTTTGATTACCTCAAGAAACTGGAATGGAACCTCAAAAGAATGGAAAATGAGTCTCCAACTAATAAGAAGAAACTTCTGAATACTGAAGAAGGAGGCTCTAATGATGTGAATGCTCCGATTGAACAGCATGGAACTCTTGCCTGTTCCAGAGACCTCCTGATCATTCTTTCTTGCTGTTACTGTTGTTTCTGCTGTGGAG